One Candidatus Marsarchaeota archaeon DNA segment encodes these proteins:
- a CDS encoding PRC-barrel domain-containing protein: MKVSDIYSMDIYSDNGQYLGEVRDAIIDLEKGEVSRLLMEEWKNASEDETRKVLQQKSILFKNIKNIGDVVLVSAAGPTAKAQSSSVEVSDLASR, translated from the coding sequence ATGAAGGTTTCAGACATCTACAGCATGGACATATATAGCGACAACGGCCAGTACCTGGGCGAGGTGCGCGACGCTATAATCGATCTTGAGAAGGGCGAGGTCAGCAGGCTCCTGATGGAGGAGTGGAAGAACGCCAGCGAGGACGAGACCCGGAAGGTACTCCAGCAGAAGAGCATACTGTTCAAGAACATAAAGAACATAGGCGACGTGGTGCTCGTGTCTGCCGCAGGCCCGACGGCGAAAGCGCAAAGTTCGAGCGTCGAGGTATCCGACCTAGCAAGCAGGTAG
- the dcd gene encoding dCTP deaminase: MILSDVDILNMLRTKRLVIKPFAREIVRENGIDCRITSEVARHQPGNEGFVLDPANEEHIAMAYRIEKGKDGIVIGPHEQVLLSTHEYLEMPDDIAGFVELRSTWARHGLSMPPTIIDAGFRGTITLEVVNNAPYSILLRPKQRFAHIIFEKLDSKTGSRYSGFYSGQRGIKLPQVLK; this comes from the coding sequence ATGATACTGTCTGACGTGGACATACTGAACATGCTGCGCACGAAGAGGCTCGTGATAAAACCGTTCGCGAGGGAGATAGTGCGCGAGAACGGCATCGACTGCCGCATAACGAGCGAGGTGGCGAGGCACCAGCCCGGCAATGAGGGTTTCGTCCTCGATCCTGCAAACGAAGAGCATATAGCCATGGCGTACAGGATAGAGAAGGGCAAGGACGGTATTGTTATAGGCCCACACGAGCAGGTTCTGCTTTCGACCCACGAATACCTGGAGATGCCTGACGACATAGCGGGCTTCGTGGAGCTCAGGAGCACATGGGCCAGGCACGGGCTGTCCATGCCTCCGACCATAATAGATGCGGGCTTCAGGGGCACAATAACGCTAGAGGTAGTGAACAACGCGCCCTACTCGATACTGCTGAGGCCGAAGCAGAGGTTCGCGCACATAATATTCGAGAAGCTCGACAGCAAGACCGGCAGTAGGTATTCCGGCTTTTATTCCGGGCAGCGCGGCATAAAGCTGCCGCAGGTGCTGAAGTAG
- a CDS encoding nucleotidyl transferase AbiEii/AbiGii toxin family protein, whose amino-acid sequence MVAAISFKIDELREYAVAAGLSLNFVVKEAFMFELMDLMAGAGFVLKGGTAINKGFLQGHQRFSEDLDYDTDHTAEQVRRIIASLGWDIKKEFYTKSSIGFMMHYRYEGINDVVRIDVSFGIKGAAERIRLASDFVPASKIVETYVFKELNRQKEAAFEARLEWKDLYDLYWLHSLYPSKFSITDRSGFVRALSTIKVPKTANAYIPVQKRPNWNAVIEELKFAASR is encoded by the coding sequence ATGGTGGCTGCAATAAGCTTCAAAATCGACGAGCTACGAGAGTACGCTGTTGCGGCAGGGCTCAGCCTTAATTTTGTCGTTAAGGAAGCCTTCATGTTTGAGTTGATGGACTTAATGGCAGGAGCAGGATTTGTCCTGAAAGGCGGTACTGCGATAAACAAGGGGTTCCTGCAGGGCCATCAGCGATTCTCCGAGGATTTGGACTATGATACCGATCATACAGCAGAGCAAGTGCGACGGATTATAGCTTCACTCGGTTGGGATATAAAAAAGGAGTTTTACACGAAAAGTTCGATAGGCTTTATGATGCACTACCGTTATGAAGGCATAAACGACGTTGTAAGAATTGATGTGTCGTTCGGCATAAAGGGTGCCGCAGAAAGAATTAGACTGGCATCTGACTTCGTCCCAGCATCAAAAATAGTAGAAACCTACGTCTTCAAGGAGCTTAATCGGCAGAAAGAGGCAGCCTTTGAGGCGAGGCTAGAGTGGAAGGACCTTTACGATCTCTACTGGCTGCATTCGCTCTACCCATCGAAGTTTAGCATAACTGACAGAAGCGGTTTTGTGCGCGCGCTTTCTACAATCAAGGTTCCTAAAACGGCAAACGCTTACATACCGGTACAAAAAAGGCCGAACTGGAATGCAGTCATAGAAGAGCTGAAATTTGCTGCCAGCAGGTAA
- a CDS encoding EF-Tu/IF-2/RF-3 family GTPase: MNTIVAVPFDSALAEHIGKRGSENSITFYNRKIGNDTVVALMPTSIEEKFYALPESLLLAGQVVVSTASVDKLLGEVLVACSLLHKRVLLTDDNDISSLLEGLSLEATVVSRDSILDALLAYQPDNSPTSAARIDIDKAFNVKGVGTVALGIVTSGTVRVHDTLYHGSGKMVAVRSIQSQDEDIPAAEKGTRVGLALKGIDENELEKGDILSSTQTIQTKRLGLRIRTSSIANESIAVGKTYSIAAGFAYSNATVEEANSNTITLRLEKGISVAENDTVLITREAAPRIFAIGTAEKISDTAPL; this comes from the coding sequence ATGAACACAATAGTTGCTGTGCCGTTCGACAGCGCGCTTGCGGAGCACATAGGCAAGCGGGGCTCAGAAAACAGCATAACTTTCTACAACCGGAAAATCGGCAATGACACGGTAGTGGCGCTCATGCCGACTTCAATCGAGGAGAAATTCTACGCCCTGCCCGAGTCGCTCCTGCTCGCAGGTCAGGTGGTAGTGAGCACGGCTTCGGTAGACAAGCTGCTTGGGGAGGTGCTCGTTGCGTGCTCGCTGCTGCATAAGCGGGTGCTGCTCACCGATGACAATGATATAAGCAGCCTACTCGAAGGCCTCAGCCTAGAAGCCACGGTGGTAAGCAGGGACTCGATACTTGATGCATTGCTCGCTTATCAGCCTGACAATAGTCCTACGAGCGCAGCAAGAATCGACATCGACAAGGCCTTCAACGTGAAAGGCGTCGGCACAGTCGCGCTAGGCATAGTTACAAGTGGCACTGTAAGAGTGCACGACACCTTGTACCACGGCTCGGGCAAGATGGTGGCAGTGAGATCTATACAAAGCCAAGATGAGGACATACCCGCTGCAGAGAAAGGGACAAGAGTGGGGCTTGCCCTGAAGGGCATAGACGAGAATGAGCTGGAGAAGGGAGACATACTTTCCAGCACGCAGACAATCCAGACAAAGAGGCTCGGGCTTAGGATCAGGACCAGCAGCATAGCTAATGAGAGCATAGCCGTGGGCAAGACGTATTCCATAGCTGCGGGCTTCGCTTACTCGAACGCAACCGTAGAGGAAGCCAATAGCAACACAATCACATTGAGGCTTGAGAAGGGCATAAGCGTGGCAGAAAACGATACAGTGCTTATCACCAGAGAGGCAGCACCCCGCATCTTTGCAATAGGCACGGCGGAAAAAATTAGCGATACTGCTCCCCTATAA
- a CDS encoding peptidyl-prolyl cis-trans isomerase, with translation MADRIRCAHILVEKFSTAQEVLDKLNKGESFAKLAEQYSMDGSRKRGGDLGSFGRGVMVKEFENAAFALEKGRVSGIVKTQFGYHIIKRLD, from the coding sequence ATGGCAGACAGGATAAGGTGTGCACACATACTTGTAGAGAAATTCTCGACGGCGCAGGAGGTGCTCGATAAGCTGAACAAGGGCGAGAGCTTCGCGAAGCTCGCTGAGCAGTACTCGATGGACGGCAGCAGGAAGCGCGGCGGCGACCTGGGCTCTTTCGGAAGGGGCGTTATGGTGAAGGAGTTCGAGAATGCCGCATTCGCCTTGGAGAAGGGCCGGGTGTCAGGCATAGTCAAGACGCAGTTCGGCTACCATATAATAAAGCGCCTGGACTGA
- a CDS encoding B12-binding domain-containing radical SAM protein encodes MAKYVLVSDSSLEANYRKVPLLEFLPSAPSDSVPSPIYHFLKGPSYPPLPNGEASVAPYSVRKIEAALLTRNRREDVVVAHHDHIADFIKDDTEIIAVSTMDPLGLGPLTMSYYMLMGDKSGAWVKREWLTLIAQLNALRKSKKAKLLVGGPGVWEFTIMPEELDHEGIDYAFQGEADDVVCDLFEQLATGSIDHAKFYEGYATVDDNFHRTYVDHSKFISRSRSIGTSSPLEKVPLIVRPAVKGMVEIMRGCGIGCDFCEVTLRPLRYYSTESIVKEIQVNVNQGHFDNAWLHTDEIFGFRHTRPTFEPNEEALTELFTSVMSVPGIRRANPTHGRISPATAYPELIKKLGEIMHGGPNNWIGVQVGVETGSDSLAKRHMPNKTLPLHVGPDGSWARIVLEGTANMTKYWWRPAITVQTGQRDETDDDNWDTVSLINRMSGSHVDGRPLEFTVTPMQNVPLGLIKSGGFSMNMLTEAQLAVYYASYRHLYKMAVRDARKTGVGNPLVRLGIASILPFGGWALMKFIERLVKKKGLDIEKVKRYGMDGIPSKAEAKEILAKA; translated from the coding sequence TTGGCGAAATATGTGCTGGTTTCGGACTCGAGCCTCGAGGCTAACTACAGAAAAGTGCCGCTGCTCGAATTTCTGCCGAGCGCACCGTCTGATTCTGTGCCGAGTCCAATTTACCACTTCTTGAAAGGGCCTTCGTATCCGCCTCTCCCCAACGGAGAGGCGAGCGTCGCGCCATACTCGGTCAGGAAGATCGAGGCCGCTCTCCTCACGCGCAACAGGCGAGAGGACGTGGTTGTGGCGCATCATGACCACATCGCGGATTTCATAAAGGACGATACGGAGATAATAGCAGTTTCAACCATGGACCCGCTCGGCCTCGGACCGCTCACCATGTCGTATTACATGCTCATGGGCGACAAGAGTGGCGCCTGGGTCAAGCGCGAATGGCTCACCCTCATAGCACAACTCAATGCGCTCAGGAAGAGCAAGAAGGCGAAGCTGCTTGTCGGGGGGCCTGGGGTATGGGAGTTCACCATCATGCCAGAAGAACTCGACCATGAGGGCATAGACTATGCATTCCAGGGGGAGGCCGATGACGTCGTCTGCGACCTCTTCGAGCAGCTTGCCACCGGCTCTATAGACCATGCCAAATTTTACGAGGGCTATGCGACTGTGGACGACAACTTCCACAGGACATATGTCGACCACAGCAAGTTCATCTCAAGGAGCCGCTCCATCGGCACGTCTTCGCCGCTAGAGAAGGTGCCGCTCATAGTGAGGCCCGCGGTAAAGGGCATGGTCGAGATAATGCGCGGGTGCGGTATAGGGTGCGACTTCTGTGAGGTCACGCTGAGGCCGCTGCGCTACTATTCAACAGAGAGCATAGTTAAGGAGATACAGGTCAATGTCAACCAGGGCCATTTCGACAACGCATGGCTGCATACTGATGAAATATTCGGTTTCAGGCACACGCGTCCAACATTCGAGCCGAACGAGGAGGCGCTCACCGAGCTGTTCACGAGCGTGATGTCCGTGCCAGGGATCAGGAGGGCTAATCCTACGCACGGCCGCATATCGCCGGCAACAGCATACCCTGAGCTGATAAAGAAGCTGGGCGAAATAATGCATGGCGGCCCGAACAATTGGATAGGCGTGCAGGTCGGAGTGGAAACGGGCAGCGACAGCCTGGCGAAGAGGCACATGCCCAACAAGACGCTGCCGCTGCACGTTGGTCCTGACGGTAGCTGGGCAAGGATAGTTCTCGAAGGCACAGCGAACATGACGAAGTACTGGTGGCGCCCCGCCATAACGGTGCAGACTGGCCAGCGCGATGAGACCGATGACGACAACTGGGATACCGTATCGCTCATAAACCGGATGAGCGGCTCTCACGTGGATGGGCGGCCGTTGGAATTCACGGTCACGCCCATGCAGAACGTGCCGCTAGGGCTTATAAAGAGTGGCGGCTTCTCGATGAATATGCTGACCGAAGCGCAGCTCGCTGTGTACTACGCGAGCTACAGGCACCTATACAAGATGGCAGTGAGGGACGCAAGGAAGACAGGTGTCGGCAACCCGCTCGTCAGGCTCGGGATCGCAAGCATACTGCCATTCGGCGGATGGGCGCTTATGAAGTTCATAGAGCGCCTGGTCAAGAAGAAGGGTCTAGACATAGAAAAGGTAAAGCGCTACGGGATGGACGGCATACCCAGCAAGGCCGAGGCCAAGGAAATACTTGCGAAGGCCTGA
- a CDS encoding DEAD/DEAH box helicase, which yields MNFEELGVKQELADALKRLNITEPTDVQREAIPPLLSGKDVIVRAKTGTGKTLAFLLPILQNLTGTPERGKAHVLILAPTRELALQTAETAVKMAGRSLNVVTVYGGASINVQMERLDRGADIVVGTPGRVIDLMDRGALNFDAVKFLVLDEADIMLDMGFIDDVEYILARTPDAKQSMLCSATMPNKIIDISKRHMHDARYISVGEEEDITVKTIKHMYSVAYGVMKFHMLLAYIESYKPAKAIIFLQTQREADLVHDFLRKQGFDAVLMHGGLTQASREHALSRFKQSGRFLIATNVASRGLDIKDITDVINFDVPDSPYVYVHRVGRSARMGKNGRAFTIVSRDQLGLVKEIEYDANIKLEKIFLDTKAYEHIPVIRHARPGFYSGRERRPSGGFDRGRQRYGGHQGFNRSRGHNRHWGQGQESRSL from the coding sequence TTGAATTTCGAAGAGCTTGGAGTAAAGCAAGAACTAGCGGATGCGCTGAAGCGCCTTAACATAACTGAACCGACAGACGTGCAGAGGGAAGCCATACCGCCATTGCTGAGCGGCAAGGATGTGATAGTACGCGCCAAGACGGGCACTGGCAAAACCCTCGCGTTCCTGCTGCCGATACTGCAGAACCTTACAGGTACGCCAGAGCGCGGCAAGGCACATGTGCTAATACTTGCGCCAACCAGGGAGCTGGCGCTGCAGACAGCCGAGACCGCGGTAAAGATGGCGGGGCGCTCGCTGAACGTAGTGACGGTTTACGGAGGCGCATCGATAAACGTACAGATGGAAAGGCTCGATAGGGGCGCTGATATAGTCGTAGGCACGCCGGGACGCGTGATCGACCTTATGGACAGGGGGGCATTGAACTTCGACGCAGTCAAGTTCCTTGTGCTCGACGAGGCGGACATAATGCTGGACATGGGGTTCATAGACGACGTTGAGTACATACTGGCGCGCACGCCTGACGCCAAGCAGTCGATGCTCTGCTCTGCCACCATGCCCAACAAGATAATAGATATATCAAAGAGGCACATGCACGATGCGCGTTACATATCTGTCGGGGAAGAAGAGGATATAACGGTGAAGACGATAAAGCATATGTACAGCGTGGCGTACGGCGTGATGAAGTTCCACATGCTGCTAGCTTACATAGAGTCGTACAAGCCAGCAAAGGCGATAATATTCCTTCAGACGCAGCGCGAGGCCGACTTGGTGCACGACTTTCTGAGAAAGCAGGGCTTCGACGCCGTGCTCATGCACGGAGGCCTGACGCAGGCAAGCAGGGAGCATGCCCTCAGCAGGTTCAAGCAGAGCGGCAGGTTCCTCATAGCTACGAACGTGGCATCGAGGGGCCTCGACATAAAGGACATAACCGATGTCATAAACTTCGACGTACCAGACAGCCCCTACGTGTACGTGCACAGGGTGGGCAGATCGGCAAGGATGGGCAAGAACGGGAGGGCCTTCACCATAGTGTCAAGGGACCAGCTGGGCCTTGTGAAGGAGATAGAATACGACGCAAACATAAAGCTAGAGAAGATATTCCTCGACACCAAGGCGTATGAGCACATACCGGTGATAAGGCACGCTAGGCCAGGTTTCTACAGCGGGCGCGAGCGCAGGCCTTCTGGAGGCTTCGACAGAGGCAGGCAAAGATACGGCGGGCACCAGGGCTTCAACAGGAGCAGGGGGCACAACAGGCATTGGGGGCAGGGCCAGGAATCGCGGAGCCTCTAA
- a CDS encoding nucleotidyl transferase AbiEii/AbiGii toxin family protein: MRPWQQEKHYVQALTLNALSELPLAFKGDTYLWFFHGLRRFSEDLDFTATGALNESIPESTSRSLSFFGVENDIKMVSGDNKTLSFRIAARGPLNTGPNDLCFVYVEISRREALIEKGIPLKLDYPAYQLPVRRLIGMSLDEVAAEKVRAILSRNKARDIYDLHYLVKEKGVRFSKHMVDSKLKYYKKSFSSALFLGAVEAKRQAYTKELKGIVFDELPNFDAVKEALENWTAK; this comes from the coding sequence ATGAGGCCATGGCAGCAGGAGAAGCACTATGTGCAGGCGCTTACACTAAATGCGCTCTCGGAACTACCACTGGCGTTTAAGGGTGACACATACCTCTGGTTCTTTCATGGTCTTAGGCGGTTCTCGGAAGACCTAGACTTCACGGCCACTGGCGCGCTAAATGAGAGCATTCCTGAGTCGACATCCCGGTCCCTCTCTTTTTTTGGCGTAGAAAACGATATAAAAATGGTTTCAGGAGACAATAAAACGCTTTCGTTTAGGATAGCGGCGCGCGGCCCTCTGAACACCGGGCCAAATGACCTGTGCTTCGTATACGTCGAAATAAGCAGGCGCGAAGCGCTCATCGAAAAGGGCATTCCATTAAAGCTTGACTACCCTGCCTACCAGTTGCCTGTAAGGCGCCTTATCGGAATGAGCCTGGACGAAGTTGCTGCAGAGAAGGTGCGTGCCATCCTATCAAGGAATAAGGCCCGCGATATCTACGATCTTCACTACCTTGTGAAGGAAAAGGGAGTACGGTTCAGCAAGCATATGGTCGATTCAAAGTTGAAATACTACAAGAAGAGTTTTTCCAGTGCATTGTTCTTGGGGGCTGTCGAGGCCAAGCGCCAGGCATATACGAAGGAACTTAAGGGCATAGTTTTTGATGAGTTGCCTAATTTTGATGCTGTAAAGGAGGCATTGGAGAACTGGACTGCCAAGTGA
- a CDS encoding DUF87 domain-containing protein yields the protein MNGGITSTARVAGLFTMPSMSEPVPDAASYGTQLYIGRTRIYRLPVFLSLDELVNPHIAIVGATGTGKTYLLKSLIARFALVQRNAVLLIDWNGEYAELTEALGGKVIADGVQTTGKSPLQAMLRSLVTRNCRHAVVNVCLAGIKGEPERRAAAAQALHELVRAMVGTALGRKTDIMVVIDEAWKLAGRVGELSQLFREGRKYGFAVAIATQLTGDMDASILANAACRFVFRLTGSGSAAELGAAGLNSGTEALERLGVGSCIMSMATMGGHAEEFTVDRVDGFELREYSIIGDNMSIGISNQRLDGLLKMLDAGAAAKARLREAISSSRGTLHLVELTGTMAKAGFSRAEIVWFLRETGVDDMSIALACEASASALIESGANDR from the coding sequence ATGAACGGCGGCATTACTTCGACTGCCAGGGTCGCAGGGCTGTTCACTATGCCGTCGATGTCCGAGCCCGTGCCAGATGCTGCAAGCTACGGCACGCAGCTGTACATAGGTAGAACAAGGATATATCGCCTGCCCGTCTTCCTCTCCCTCGATGAGCTTGTTAACCCGCACATCGCAATTGTGGGCGCTACCGGCACCGGCAAGACATACTTGCTTAAGAGCCTTATTGCAAGATTCGCGCTTGTGCAGCGCAATGCCGTGCTGCTCATCGACTGGAACGGCGAGTACGCCGAGCTTACCGAAGCGCTCGGGGGCAAAGTGATAGCGGACGGCGTGCAAACCACAGGGAAAAGCCCATTGCAGGCAATGCTCCGCAGCTTGGTGACCAGGAACTGCAGGCATGCCGTGGTGAACGTCTGCCTTGCAGGGATAAAAGGCGAGCCGGAACGCAGGGCGGCCGCGGCGCAGGCGTTGCATGAGCTGGTGAGGGCCATGGTGGGCACAGCACTCGGCAGGAAGACTGACATAATGGTAGTCATCGACGAGGCATGGAAGCTTGCAGGTCGCGTCGGCGAGCTTTCGCAGCTCTTTAGGGAGGGCAGAAAATACGGCTTCGCAGTAGCGATCGCGACGCAGCTTACTGGCGATATGGACGCATCGATACTTGCAAATGCTGCATGCCGATTCGTATTCAGGCTTACCGGCTCCGGCAGCGCAGCTGAGCTAGGCGCAGCCGGGCTGAATAGCGGGACCGAGGCACTGGAGCGCCTTGGTGTAGGGAGCTGCATAATGTCGATGGCGACGATGGGCGGCCACGCCGAAGAGTTCACAGTCGATAGGGTAGACGGCTTCGAGCTCCGCGAGTATTCGATAATAGGCGATAACATGAGCATAGGCATATCGAACCAGAGGCTTGACGGCCTATTGAAAATGCTTGATGCTGGCGCTGCGGCCAAGGCGAGGCTGCGCGAAGCCATAAGCAGCAGCAGGGGCACCCTGCATCTCGTGGAGCTGACAGGCACGATGGCAAAGGCCGGCTTCAGCAGGGCGGAGATTGTCTGGTTCCTGCGCGAGACAGGCGTCGATGACATGAGCATAGCCTTGGCATGCGAGGCCTCGGCGTCCGCATTGATAGAGAGTGGTGCAAACGACAGATAG